Proteins found in one Kwoniella bestiolae CBS 10118 chromosome 1, complete sequence genomic segment:
- a CDS encoding pyruvate dehydrogenase (acetyl-transferring) E1 component, alpha subunit, which produces MAFSLLRSRGLRAATRSAGVRPVRSTLPAMRFLQTDADKSSPAEELPESGDKPFTVALHGESFHSYRCDAPSNEISITKDELVKMYTTMVQMRRMEQAADALYKQKMIRGFCHLAIGQEAVSVGMEHAIDGDDRVITSYRCHTFAVLRGGTIKGVIAELMGRVDGMSYGKGGSMHIFTPSFFGGNGIVGAQVPVGAGIALAQKYMKKKTATFALYGDGASNQGQVFEAYNMAKLWNLPCVFVCENNKYGMGTSAERSSMNTEFFTRGDKIPGLQVNGMDILAVKKATAWAKEWVTSGKGPLVVEFVTYRYGGHSMSDPGTTYRTRDEVQQMRSEKDAIAGLKRYILEWGVTDEASLKAIDKKAKEEVDAAVEEAKKSPFPDVETFWTDIYYKGTAPPMMRGREKEEYHVYSQE; this is translated from the exons ATGGCATTCTCACTCCTCAGATCTCGTGGGCTCAGAGCTGCTACCCGATCAGCGGGTGTA CGACCCGTTCGATCCACCCTCCCTGCTATGAGGTTCCTCCAAACCGATGCTGACAAGTCATCGCCAGCTGAGGAATTGCCTGAATCGGGAGACAAGCCT TTCACAGTAGCTCTTCACGGAGAATCATTCCACTCTTACCGATGTGATGCTCCTTCCAACGAGATCTCCATCACCAAGGATGAGTTGGTAAAGATGTACACTACTATG GTTCAAATGAGAAGAATGGAACAAGCTGCCGACGCCTTGTACAAGCAAAAAATGATTAGAGGTTTCTGTCACTTGGCTATCGGTCAAGAAGCTGTTTCTGTCGGTATGGAACACGCCATCGATGGGGACGATCGAGTCATCACTTCGTATAGATGTCACACTTTCGCTGTATTGAGAGGAGGTACCATTAAGGGTGTGATTGCTgagttgatgg GCCGAGTCGACGGTATGTCATACGGTAAAGGTGGTTCTATGCACATCTTCACTCCATCCTTCTTCGGTGGTAACGGTATTGTCGGTGCTCAA GTCCCCGTCGGTGCTGGTATCGCCCTCGCTCAAAAGTatatgaagaagaagactgcTACTTTTGCTCTTTACGGTGATGGTGCCTCTAACCAAGGTCAAGTGTTCGAGGCCTATAacatg GCCAAACTGTGGAACCTCCCATGTGTCTTTGTCTGTGAGAACAACAAGTACGGTATGGGTACTTCTGCCGAACGATCTTCTATGAACACCGAGTTCTTCACTCGAGGTGACAAGATCCCAGGTCTCCAG GTCAACGGTATGGATATCCTCGCTGTTAAGAAAGCTACTGCCTGGGCCAAGGAATGGGTCACTTCCGGAAAAGGTCCTCTGGTAGTTGAATTCGTTACCTACAGATATGGTGGTCACTC CATGTCCGATCCCGGTACCACCTACCGAACCAGAGATGAAGTCCAACAGATGCGATCTGAGAAGGATGCTATTGCTGGCTTGAAGAGATACATCTTGGAATGGGGAGTTACCGATGAGGCCAGCTTGAAG GCCATCGACAAGAAGGCCAAGGAGGAAGTAGACGCCGCTGTTGAGGAAGCCAAGAAATCACCTTTCCCTGATGTCGAGACTTTCTGGACCGATATCTAC TACAAGGGTACCGCCCCACccatgatgagaggaagagagaaggaggaataCCACGTCTATTCTCAAGAATAG